A genomic window from Flavobacterium johnsoniae includes:
- a CDS encoding exopolysaccharide biosynthesis polyprenyl glycosylphosphotransferase: MRNRHKFTFIMCCAIADMIAMVFGTIIFLNFAIEEKVGWNTLFVNKMIPITILSWLFSVTYFQLYRVDVLFSLDEFFRNSWRAFFTQRVLWHGYIFIFQDDVLYFFGTKANLIQLSFLLSYFLLSRILFTLVIGKIKGWVFRQYTVAIWGFNKTSIELASHLESNSFFINFVGILNENSSEEYTNNEDFSLALCAGIDKASRDNINELYIVSKPDFISDLNDFFELGDKHCMRLKFVPDFSSISKKHFNSSHLNNFHVIKPRFEPLQNAYNRLAKRIFDLVFSILVIVFVLSWLYPLLAIIIKKQSPGPVLFKQMRTGKKNQSFWCYKFRSMYVNNANEAQQAQKGDSRVTPIGKFIRRTSLDEMPQFFNVLIGNMSVVGPRPHMIKHTSDYNDHINNFMVRHFVKPGITGLAQVSGLRGETKKVSDMKRRVTTDIEYVQRWSLIKDIKICFLTVIVTLKGDKNAF, from the coding sequence ATGCGAAACAGACATAAATTTACCTTCATAATGTGTTGTGCTATTGCCGATATGATTGCGATGGTGTTTGGCACAATAATATTTTTGAATTTTGCGATTGAAGAGAAAGTAGGTTGGAATACTTTATTTGTAAATAAAATGATTCCTATTACAATTCTAAGCTGGTTGTTCTCAGTTACTTATTTTCAATTATATAGAGTAGACGTTCTTTTCAGTTTAGATGAATTTTTTAGAAACAGCTGGCGTGCATTCTTTACACAAAGAGTTTTATGGCACGGATACATTTTCATCTTTCAAGATGATGTTTTGTATTTCTTCGGAACCAAAGCCAATTTGATCCAATTAAGCTTCTTATTGTCTTACTTTTTGTTATCCAGAATTCTTTTCACATTAGTTATAGGAAAGATCAAAGGATGGGTTTTTAGACAATATACAGTTGCAATTTGGGGCTTTAATAAGACAAGTATTGAATTAGCCTCTCATCTAGAAAGCAATTCGTTCTTTATCAATTTTGTTGGTATTCTAAATGAAAATTCATCTGAAGAATACACCAACAATGAAGATTTTTCTTTAGCACTTTGTGCAGGAATTGATAAAGCATCGAGAGATAATATTAATGAATTATACATTGTTTCTAAACCTGATTTTATTTCAGATCTGAATGATTTTTTTGAGCTAGGAGATAAACATTGTATGCGTTTGAAATTTGTGCCGGATTTTTCGTCTATTTCAAAAAAGCATTTCAACTCAAGCCATTTAAATAATTTTCATGTTATAAAACCTCGTTTTGAACCTTTGCAGAATGCATATAACAGATTAGCAAAGAGAATATTTGATCTAGTTTTCAGCATTTTGGTTATTGTTTTCGTCTTGTCTTGGTTATATCCTTTGTTGGCGATTATCATTAAAAAACAAAGTCCAGGACCAGTTTTATTCAAACAAATGAGAACCGGAAAAAAGAATCAGAGCTTTTGGTGTTATAAATTTAGAAGCATGTACGTTAATAATGCAAATGAAGCGCAACAAGCTCAAAAAGGCGACAGTAGGGTAACACCGATAGGGAAGTTTATCCGTCGCACAAGCTTAGATGAAATGCCGCAGTTCTTTAATGTTTTGATTGGAAATATGAGTGTAGTAGGACCTCGTCCTCACATGATTAAACATACGTCAGACTATAACGACCACATCAATAATTTTATGGTTCGTCATTTTGTTAAACCTGGAATTACAGGTTTAGCTCAAGTTTCGGGTCTGCGCGGAGAAACAAAAAAAGTATCTGATATGAAACGACGCGTAACAACAGATATTGAATATGTTCAGCGATGGAGCTTAATAAAAGATATTAAAATTTGCTTCTTAACTGTAATTGTAACCTTAAAAGGAGATAAAAACGCCTTTTAA
- a CDS encoding zinc metalloprotease: MKKVIITTFAALMLFACQNEQSESTNSESMAASRRGCATQEVLEAQLKADPMLAIKMNEIEAFTAKHGLNNFTGRLVNGKIEIPVVVNVLYRTAAQNISDAQIQSQIDVLNKDFNALNSDYNNVPALFSGVKANVGITFKLDQIIRKSTTKTSWGTNDAMKKTAQGGIAPTSPTTKLNLWSCNIGGGILGYAQFPGGSSSTDGVVIDSRYFGLSGAANAPFNLGRTGTHEVGHWMNLRHIWGDATCGSDLVADTPTHNEENYGVPAYPHYSTCSGTPVEMTMNYMDYVDDQAMYMFTTGQKNRIAAIFTTGGARAAFAQ, encoded by the coding sequence ATGAAAAAAGTTATTATTACAACATTTGCAGCTCTAATGCTGTTCGCTTGTCAAAACGAGCAATCAGAATCAACCAATTCAGAATCTATGGCAGCTTCTCGACGCGGATGCGCAACGCAGGAAGTATTAGAAGCACAACTTAAAGCTGATCCAATGTTGGCTATTAAAATGAATGAAATTGAAGCTTTTACAGCCAAACACGGCTTAAACAACTTTACTGGACGTTTAGTTAATGGCAAAATTGAAATTCCAGTTGTTGTTAATGTTTTATACAGAACAGCGGCGCAAAACATTTCAGATGCACAAATTCAATCTCAAATTGATGTTTTAAACAAAGATTTTAATGCTTTAAACTCTGACTATAATAATGTACCTGCATTATTTTCTGGAGTTAAAGCAAATGTAGGCATTACATTTAAATTAGATCAAATCATTAGAAAATCGACTACCAAAACTTCTTGGGGAACTAATGATGCGATGAAAAAAACAGCTCAAGGCGGAATTGCTCCTACTTCTCCAACAACAAAACTAAACCTTTGGTCTTGTAATATTGGCGGCGGAATTTTAGGTTATGCACAATTTCCAGGTGGTTCTTCGTCTACAGATGGTGTAGTTATCGATTCTCGTTATTTCGGATTATCTGGTGCAGCAAATGCTCCATTTAATTTAGGAAGAACTGGTACTCACGAAGTTGGACATTGGATGAATTTACGTCACATTTGGGGCGACGCAACTTGCGGAAGCGACTTAGTTGCAGATACACCAACTCATAACGAAGAAAATTATGGAGTTCCTGCTTATCCACATTACAGCACATGTTCTGGAACGCCTGTAGAGATGACAATGAACTACATGGATTATGTTGATGATCAAGCAATGTACATGTTTACAACAGGGCAAAAAAACAGAATTGCAGCGATTTTTACCACTGGAGGTGCTAGAGCCGCTTTTGCACAATAA
- a CDS encoding M15 family metallopeptidase — translation MNCFSKIIFGLLFCFTSLQAQNEAYTDEESTAQISDTTFVNLRDYSNDFIYDMKYATEDNFLKAKVYDCAECMLRLKTVKALIAANNDFLKKGYRIKLFDCYRPLDIQKKMWEIVSNPEYVADPKKGSIHNRGGAVDISLVDITGKEVDMGTSFDFFGIQASHNFKQLSKQILAKRAYLKKTMIKNGFNSFDSEWWHYNLKTGLKDKVANEKWKCD, via the coding sequence ATGAATTGTTTTTCAAAAATAATATTCGGTCTTCTTTTCTGTTTTACATCATTACAAGCGCAAAATGAAGCGTATACAGATGAAGAGTCTACTGCACAAATTTCAGACACAACATTTGTAAACTTACGAGATTATAGCAACGATTTTATTTACGATATGAAATACGCAACCGAAGACAATTTCCTGAAGGCGAAAGTTTACGATTGTGCAGAATGTATGCTGCGTTTAAAGACCGTAAAAGCGCTTATAGCAGCCAATAATGATTTTTTGAAAAAAGGATACAGAATTAAATTATTTGATTGTTACAGACCTTTAGATATTCAGAAAAAGATGTGGGAGATTGTATCAAATCCAGAATATGTGGCAGATCCAAAAAAAGGCTCCATCCATAATAGAGGAGGAGCCGTTGATATTTCTTTAGTCGATATAACTGGAAAAGAAGTAGATATGGGAACTTCTTTCGATTTTTTCGGAATTCAGGCAAGTCATAATTTCAAACAGCTTTCAAAACAAATTCTTGCTAAAAGAGCATATTTGAAAAAAACTATGATCAAAAATGGTTTTAATTCATTTGATTCTGAATGGTGGCACTATAACTTAAAAACGGGTTTAAAAGATAAAGTTGCCAACGAAAAATGGAAATGCGATTGA
- a CDS encoding TrmH family RNA methyltransferase yields MQLTHEENQFERKTFPITLVCDHIYFQQNIGSLFRISEAFGVENIIFFGKDIPLTPRKINKTSRSTHLHVAHSVIEDFTELQSFLLDNDFEIIALEIASNSKPLKEVTIPENKKIALLIGSEINGISDELLKLSHQIVHINMFGKNSSMNVVQAASIALYEITSL; encoded by the coding sequence ATGCAGCTTACTCACGAAGAAAATCAATTTGAAAGAAAAACATTTCCGATAACGCTAGTTTGCGATCATATTTATTTTCAGCAGAATATTGGTTCTTTGTTCAGAATTTCTGAAGCTTTTGGCGTTGAAAATATTATTTTCTTTGGAAAGGACATTCCTCTTACGCCTCGTAAAATCAACAAAACTTCTCGAAGCACGCATCTTCATGTCGCTCATTCTGTAATTGAAGATTTTACAGAACTTCAATCTTTTCTTTTGGACAATGATTTTGAAATTATTGCATTAGAGATTGCATCTAACAGCAAACCTTTAAAAGAAGTTACAATTCCTGAAAATAAAAAAATCGCTCTTTTAATTGGAAGCGAAATAAACGGAATTTCAGACGAACTCTTAAAACTTTCTCATCAAATTGTTCATATTAATATGTTTGGAAAAAACAGCAGTATGAATGTGGTTCAAGCGGCAAGTATTGCGCTTTATGAGATTACTTCTTTATAA
- a CDS encoding AI-2E family transporter, giving the protein MVTSKTISNGILRALATILIIGIVLYFLYEIQTVIVYLCISLLLCLIANPLILFLKNKLKFGNSMAATTTIILFIFLIVGFILLFVPLIISQANNLALLDTAHLQTKFIETEKHLEEYFNIQHIDLNKIIKDSKLTSVLDFSYFTGFINSIINFMADMGMGLVSVFFITFFFIKDQDIFKDQARRILPDSNEDKILNSITKINHLLTRYFIGLLLQLIVVFILYLIVLLIFGNKNAFVIAFLCAILNIIPYLGPIIGTTLAGILTMISMIGQDFQSEILPTTIYVIIGFLIVQAIDNNVSQPIISSKSVNSHPLEIFLIILISGITFGIVGMIIAVPAFTMIKVILKEFFPNNKIVSVLTERI; this is encoded by the coding sequence ATGGTCACATCAAAAACTATTTCGAACGGAATTTTAAGAGCTTTAGCAACCATCTTAATAATTGGTATCGTTTTATATTTTTTATATGAAATTCAAACTGTAATCGTTTACTTGTGTATTTCTTTACTGTTATGCTTAATTGCAAATCCGTTAATCTTGTTTTTGAAAAACAAATTAAAATTTGGTAATTCGATGGCAGCAACAACCACAATTATACTTTTTATCTTTTTAATTGTTGGATTTATTTTGTTGTTTGTCCCTTTAATTATTTCTCAGGCCAATAATTTAGCTTTGTTAGATACGGCTCATCTTCAGACAAAATTTATAGAAACCGAAAAACACCTCGAAGAATATTTTAATATTCAACACATTGATTTAAACAAAATTATAAAAGATTCTAAACTTACTTCTGTACTGGATTTTAGTTATTTTACGGGATTCATAAATTCGATTATCAATTTTATGGCCGATATGGGAATGGGATTGGTATCGGTATTTTTTATTACTTTTTTCTTTATTAAAGATCAAGACATTTTTAAAGATCAAGCCAGAAGAATACTTCCGGACTCAAATGAAGACAAAATTTTAAATTCAATTACGAAAATAAACCATCTTTTAACCCGATATTTTATTGGTTTATTATTACAGTTAATTGTCGTTTTTATTCTTTATTTAATTGTCTTATTGATTTTTGGAAATAAAAATGCCTTTGTTATCGCTTTCTTATGTGCAATTCTAAACATAATTCCATATTTAGGACCAATTATCGGAACTACTTTGGCTGGAATTTTGACTATGATTAGCATGATCGGACAAGATTTTCAATCTGAAATTCTGCCAACGACGATTTATGTAATTATTGGCTTTTTAATTGTTCAAGCGATTGACAATAATGTAAGTCAGCCAATAATTTCGTCAAAAAGTGTAAATTCGCACCCGTTAGAAATATTCTTGATTATCTTAATTAGCGGTATTACATTTGGAATTGTCGGAATGATTATTGCCGTTCCAGCTTTTACAATGATAAAAGTAATTTTAAAAGAATTTTTCCCTAACAATAAAATTGTCTCTGTATTAACCGAAAGAATTTAG
- a CDS encoding VanZ family protein, whose product MFNKIVLILLLTVIGVVFYFSWLSDPSLSSETYLPRWLLNWSNHYYNLRTAVPFVAVGFLLEIYADQKGQTDINYNKNLSFIQNIIIAAIIVCVAEGGQFVIQRRSPDLMDVFYGVIGSFTGALSYNLLKKIRNAKQT is encoded by the coding sequence ATGTTTAACAAAATAGTTCTTATACTATTGCTGACAGTTATCGGGGTTGTGTTTTACTTCTCTTGGCTCTCTGATCCAAGTTTGTCTAGTGAAACCTATTTGCCAAGATGGCTTTTGAACTGGAGTAATCATTATTACAATTTGCGTACTGCTGTTCCGTTTGTGGCTGTTGGCTTTTTATTAGAAATATATGCAGATCAAAAAGGGCAAACAGATATAAATTATAACAAGAATTTAAGTTTTATACAAAATATAATTATTGCAGCCATAATAGTGTGTGTAGCCGAAGGAGGGCAGTTTGTAATTCAGAGAAGAAGTCCAGATTTAATGGATGTTTTTTACGGAGTTATAGGAAGTTTTACAGGAGCGTTAAGTTATAATTTACTGAAAAAAATAAGAAATGCGAAACAGACATAA
- a CDS encoding phospholipase A, which translates to MRLKSILIFLILYSIQSNSQIVEEKKNFRAADSLLKENSFSVHRDNYFLTGVPLDEPITRNSADVKYQVSFKLRLNSKPILGGFFPYLMYTQKAFWDIYASSKPFSEINFNPGVAMVRPFYLKGGRLTYGTISFEHESNGRDSIYSRTWNMLAFSLKSQVSPRWTVGIRGWIPLVDKEDNPELTKYVGYGEASATYQIKPGRWSADVLFRKGSGLINYGSLQTQLNWRPYKEENYYVTLQWFVGYTESLIDYQEHKSMIRLGFTIKPEGMGIF; encoded by the coding sequence ATGCGTTTAAAATCGATATTAATTTTCCTTATTTTATATTCAATACAATCTAATTCTCAAATTGTAGAAGAGAAAAAAAACTTTAGAGCAGCAGATTCTTTATTAAAAGAAAACAGTTTTTCAGTACATCGAGACAATTATTTCCTAACTGGAGTGCCGCTAGATGAACCTATTACACGAAATTCTGCCGACGTCAAATATCAAGTTAGTTTTAAGCTTAGATTAAACTCAAAACCAATTTTGGGAGGTTTCTTTCCGTACTTAATGTATACACAGAAAGCTTTTTGGGATATTTACGCAAGTTCAAAACCATTTTCTGAAATAAACTTTAATCCTGGAGTTGCAATGGTGCGTCCTTTCTATCTCAAAGGCGGAAGACTTACTTATGGCACAATTTCGTTTGAACACGAATCTAATGGAAGAGACTCCATTTATTCGAGAACATGGAATATGTTGGCATTTTCATTAAAATCGCAAGTTTCACCAAGATGGACTGTCGGTATTAGAGGATGGATTCCTTTAGTTGATAAAGAAGATAATCCAGAACTAACAAAATATGTTGGATATGGCGAAGCAAGTGCAACTTACCAAATAAAACCAGGTCGTTGGAGCGCCGATGTTCTTTTTAGAAAAGGAAGCGGGCTAATTAATTATGGTTCGCTGCAGACACAATTAAATTGGAGACCTTACAAAGAAGAAAACTACTATGTAACGTTACAATGGTTCGTCGGATATACAGAAAGTTTAATTGATTATCAGGAACACAAAAGTATGATTCGCCTCGGATTTACAATTAAACCTGAAGGTATGGGTATATTTTAA
- a CDS encoding fatty acid desaturase family protein translates to MEKLKRPVYLKAGTDDFFKKMRLEVNETVLKKSSLYLLNVVKSLGLLAAFFLFYACILIFGNKTPLLFLFYILSGITMIVLFINAFHDAAHGALFKKSKHNQWFLYVLELFGSNHWLWMRRHIGLHHAYPNVPDWDIDIKQSNIIRIFPNSPLFDYHKYQHIYMWFIYPLYSLNWIYIRDFKDFFGKKDNYVKKVVEEIPRQEVYRLFAAKIINLIYLLFIPMIFLNQPWYTVLLAWLSLHMCGSALGVVALVSTHVDEDANFPNTDKDGNLSATWAMHQMIVTKDFSTESKLANFLYGGFTHHVAHHLFPGVGHTYYPYITPIIRRYAKEYDLPYTSYPFYHAVRSHFRMLKNKGLKENILMTGEI, encoded by the coding sequence ATGGAAAAGTTAAAACGACCGGTTTATCTTAAAGCCGGAACGGATGATTTTTTTAAAAAGATGCGTTTAGAAGTTAATGAAACGGTCTTAAAAAAATCTTCTTTGTACCTGTTGAATGTAGTGAAGTCTTTAGGACTTCTTGCCGCTTTCTTTTTGTTTTATGCCTGTATTTTGATTTTTGGGAATAAAACTCCTTTATTGTTTCTTTTTTATATTCTGTCTGGTATTACCATGATTGTCTTATTTATAAATGCCTTTCATGACGCCGCACACGGAGCTTTATTTAAAAAATCAAAACATAATCAATGGTTTTTATATGTTTTAGAACTTTTTGGCAGTAATCATTGGCTTTGGATGAGAAGACATATCGGACTGCATCATGCCTATCCAAATGTGCCAGATTGGGATATTGACATTAAACAAAGCAATATTATTAGAATTTTCCCCAATAGTCCATTATTCGATTATCATAAATACCAACATATTTACATGTGGTTTATTTATCCGCTTTATAGCTTAAATTGGATTTATATTCGTGACTTTAAAGACTTTTTTGGCAAGAAAGACAATTATGTAAAAAAGGTCGTAGAGGAAATTCCAAGACAAGAAGTTTACCGATTATTTGCCGCAAAAATTATTAATCTCATTTATTTGCTTTTTATACCAATGATCTTTTTAAACCAGCCTTGGTATACAGTTCTTTTAGCTTGGTTAAGTTTGCATATGTGCGGAAGCGCACTTGGTGTTGTGGCGTTAGTTTCAACTCACGTAGACGAAGATGCCAATTTTCCGAATACAGATAAAGATGGGAATCTCTCCGCAACATGGGCAATGCATCAAATGATTGTAACGAAAGATTTTAGCACAGAAAGTAAACTAGCAAATTTCTTATACGGCGGATTTACCCATCATGTTGCGCATCATCTTTTCCCAGGCGTCGGACACACATATTATCCGTATATAACACCAATTATTAGACGTTACGCAAAAGAGTATGATTTACCATATACATCATATCCGTTTTATCACGCAGTAAGATCTCATTTCAGAATGCTTAAAAACAAAGGTTTAAAAGAAAATATTTTGATGACAGGAGAGATTTAA
- a CDS encoding helix-turn-helix domain-containing protein — MYNEKLSKFFKAKGLKQKEVGAILGFSPAMIGRYLHGTANIGSEFIISLSKNFPDVDLNDLFAPEKEQNMVNEAGAVYEKRNILNDLEEIEGRIHNIRLRLAEKKFEE, encoded by the coding sequence ATGTACAACGAAAAACTAAGCAAATTCTTTAAAGCTAAAGGATTAAAGCAAAAAGAGGTAGGGGCAATTTTAGGATTTAGCCCAGCAATGATTGGAAGATATTTACATGGTACAGCTAATATTGGTTCTGAATTTATTATTAGTTTAAGTAAAAATTTTCCAGATGTAGATTTAAATGATCTATTTGCTCCAGAAAAAGAGCAAAATATGGTTAACGAAGCTGGCGCAGTTTATGAAAAAAGAAATATTCTGAATGATTTGGAAGAAATCGAAGGTCGTATTCATAATATTCGATTGCGCTTAGCAGAAAAGAAATTTGAGGAATAA
- a CDS encoding THUMP-like domain-containing protein: MNTSILHPDIQEFIIRNTGADITKMALQKNPFPEVDWILILNQIEARSKAKDKLPTWFSTENILYPSKISVEQTSSEKTAAYKADLISGETLIDLTGGFGVDDYYFSKKFKSVTHCEINDELSLIVAHNFKKLEVENCTFFSGDSIHLLQETNQKFDWIYIDPSRRNDAKGKVFMLKDCLPNVPELLDFYFKKADSVLIKTAPLLDISAGLSELKNVKNIHIVALENEVKELLFEIHKNYSGEITLKTANILKEKTESFEFVLGEDLSFPTYDLPEKYLYEANSAIMKSGGFDEVSSNFKIDKLHKHSHLYTSKELIDFPGRRFEVQKVISYNKNEMKNELANQQANITTRNFPETVENIRKKWKIKNGGNLYCFFTTDVKDNKIVLICTKII, translated from the coding sequence TTGAACACTTCTATTTTGCATCCAGATATTCAGGAATTTATAATTCGAAATACTGGTGCAGACATTACAAAAATGGCGCTTCAGAAAAATCCGTTTCCTGAAGTCGATTGGATTTTAATTTTAAATCAAATTGAAGCGCGTTCTAAAGCAAAAGACAAACTTCCGACTTGGTTCTCTACAGAGAACATCCTTTATCCAAGTAAAATTTCTGTAGAACAAACTTCTTCAGAAAAAACAGCTGCTTACAAAGCGGATTTAATTTCTGGAGAAACTTTAATTGATCTTACTGGCGGTTTTGGTGTTGATGATTATTATTTTTCAAAGAAATTTAAATCGGTTACGCATTGCGAAATAAACGACGAATTGTCTTTGATTGTGGCGCATAATTTCAAAAAATTAGAAGTTGAAAATTGCACTTTTTTTTCAGGCGATTCCATTCATTTATTACAAGAAACAAATCAGAAATTTGATTGGATTTATATTGATCCGTCAAGAAGAAATGATGCAAAAGGCAAAGTTTTTATGCTAAAAGACTGTTTGCCTAATGTTCCTGAACTTTTAGATTTTTATTTTAAAAAAGCAGATTCAGTTCTAATTAAAACTGCGCCTTTATTAGATATTTCAGCTGGATTATCAGAATTAAAAAACGTAAAAAACATTCATATTGTTGCACTTGAAAATGAAGTGAAAGAATTGCTTTTTGAAATTCATAAAAATTATTCTGGCGAGATAACCTTAAAAACGGCTAATATTTTAAAAGAAAAAACAGAATCTTTTGAGTTTGTTTTGGGCGAAGATTTATCATTTCCAACTTATGATTTGCCTGAGAAATATCTTTACGAGGCGAATTCTGCAATTATGAAATCTGGAGGTTTTGATGAAGTGAGTTCGAATTTCAAAATCGATAAACTTCACAAACATTCTCATTTATATACTTCTAAAGAATTAATTGATTTTCCGGGAAGAAGATTTGAGGTTCAAAAAGTCATTTCGTACAATAAAAATGAGATGAAAAACGAACTTGCCAATCAGCAAGCTAATATTACAACTCGTAATTTTCCTGAGACTGTAGAAAACATCAGAAAAAAGTGGAAAATAAAAAATGGCGGGAATTTGTATTGTTTTTTTACAACAGATGTAAAAGATAACAAAATAGTTTTAATTTGCACCAAAATAATCTAA